In Novipirellula caenicola, the genomic stretch CGGCCTTTTTTTCGTTCGTCGATTTCGCAAGTCAATCGTCGCACGGCTTTCCAAGCCGTAAGCGTGCCTCGCGATTTACGGTCCTAACAACACCGAAGCCACGCTCAGGCAAGACGCAACCTCCAGCTCCCCCGGCTCCAGCTTGGAAAGCTGGCCGACAATGGCGTCTCACGAGGATGCCAAACGAAACTCTTGGCGAGTTTCGCTACGGGACACCAATTGTCGCACGGCTTTCCAAGCCGTAAGCGTGCCTCGCGATTTACGGTCCTAACAACACCGAAGCCACGCTCAGGCAAGACGCAACCTCCAGCTCCCCCGGTTCCAGCTTGGAAAGCTGGCCGACAATGGGGCCTCACGAACGTGGAAAACGAAACTCTCGGCGAGTTTCGCTACGGGACACCAATTGTCGCACGGCTTTCCAAGCCGTCAGCGTGCCACGCGATTTACGGTCAACACAAAACCAAATTCACGTTCAAGCAAGACGCAACCTCCAGCTCCCCCCGGTTCCAGCTTGGAAAGCTGGCCGACGATGGGGCCTCACGAAGATGGCAAACGAAACTCTTGGCGAGTTTCGCTACGGGACCTCAATTGTCGCACGGCTTTCCAAGCCGTCAGCGTCCCTCGCGATTAACGGTCAACACAAAACCAAATTCACGTTCAAGCAAGACGCAACCTCCAGCTCCCCCCGGTTCCAGCTTGGAAAGCTGGCCGACAATCATCCTCTCTCCCTCTCTCCGTGTCTCCGTGTCTCCGTGTCTCCTCACTCCTCACTCCTCACTCCTCACTCCTCACTCCTCACTCCTCACTCCTCACTCCTCACTCCTCACTCCTCACTCCTCACTCCCCCTCCCTCACCGGCAACACGGTCTCCTTCGGTTTTACGTTTGGATCCTGCTCCGGCGTCAACTCAGGCGGCGGACCGTCAGTCGGCACAGGGATCGGCACCAAGATCAATCGTACTGGCGTCCCACGCTCGGGCACTCGGCCTTCGAACGGGCGGAACAACAACGAATCGGCATCGGCGCTACTGGCCAACGACAAATCCATCATTGCCGTACTGAAGTTGGAAACGCAGATCATATCGCCCCCATCGGCACGGTAATATTCGCGGCCATCCTCTTCGTCTTTATAAAACCCGCTACCGGCGAACACCCAATCCGCCTCAACCGATTTCTTCGTCTCGGTGTCTTGCACCCAGCGCCGCGCGTCTTCGACATGATACTTGCCCTGCTTGTCACGCCAGCTGACCCAGACCCGGATCGCCTGGCCCGTCGGCGGCACAAAATTCGGCGTGAACATTGCCGTCGTTCCCGTCTTGGCACCAACGACCAATAAAGCCGCATGCACCTCACTTGATTTCGCTACCACGGCCACAATCGACTCGTGCTCTTTACTTCCAACCGGACACGCGAACATCTCCAGCGCCCCGCGATCGATTGCGACGTAACCATCGATGTAAACACGGCTCAATTCACGATCGACCCACAGCAGCGATTCCTGACTCAATCGTTTGGCCCCCGGCGGAGGCGCAAACTGTTTGCTCAAGAATTCAGCGGGTGACATTTGCGGCTCCGGTTCCTCCATCGGCGGCTCCGGATCCTCGGAACTGTCCTCGGCATCTCCTGCATAATCCTCGCGATCGGCCATTGGCTTGT encodes the following:
- a CDS encoding YdjY domain-containing protein, whose translation is MTYFAKTSPTVTLVTALALAAIVGCGRESATSDSAKPTVPAAEPTADVQTVPPQNAENQGNVDGATGQLTGDTTEERASVAALGREAAMADKVESTASKASDEPRPLPTAEEKAKDEDLVKGAAADKPMADREDYAGDAEDSSEDPEPPMEEPEPQMSPAEFLSKQFAPPPGAKRLSQESLLWVDRELSRVYIDGYVAIDRGALEMFACPVGSKEHESIVAVVAKSSEVHAALLVVGAKTGTTAMFTPNFVPPTGQAIRVWVSWRDKQGKYHVEDARRWVQDTETKKSVEADWVFAGSGFYKDEEDGREYYRADGGDMICVSNFSTAMMDLSLASSADADSLLFRPFEGRVPERGTPVRLILVPIPVPTDGPPPELTPEQDPNVKPKETVLPVREGE